The following are encoded in a window of Sulfitobacter sp. S190 genomic DNA:
- a CDS encoding OmpA family protein yields the protein MANTLLKMTRRIAGLLLAVAVAAQGSVAVAQTKSQSGRDGGRYVPTIWVDPDGCEHWVMDDGVEGFMTPHVTRAGIPVCRRGNVCGVMQSDQFFATNSFRISPHGKKRLQAFFKKASASSFIITGHTDSRASDAYNMRLSLNRANSVAKVARASGVRVADVRGYGERQPKASNKTASGMAKNRRVEIICIR from the coding sequence GTGGCAAACACACTTCTCAAAATGACACGCCGGATTGCGGGGCTCTTGCTGGCCGTTGCAGTTGCGGCGCAGGGCAGCGTCGCGGTGGCGCAGACCAAATCGCAATCAGGCCGCGACGGCGGCCGCTATGTGCCCACGATCTGGGTTGATCCCGACGGGTGCGAACACTGGGTCATGGATGATGGCGTCGAAGGTTTTATGACGCCGCATGTAACGCGCGCCGGCATTCCGGTCTGCCGGCGGGGTAACGTTTGCGGTGTGATGCAGTCGGACCAGTTCTTTGCGACGAACAGTTTCCGCATTTCGCCACACGGCAAGAAGCGGCTGCAGGCCTTCTTCAAGAAAGCGTCTGCCAGCAGCTTTATCATCACCGGCCATACCGACAGCCGCGCGTCCGATGCCTACAACATGCGTCTGTCGCTCAACCGTGCCAATTCGGTCGCCAAAGTGGCCCGTGCCTCGGGTGTGCGCGTCGCCGATGTGCGCGGCTACGGGGAACGCCAGCCGAAGGCATCGAACAAAACAGCCAGCGGCATGGCAAAGAACCGCCGCGTCGAAATCATCTGCATCCGCTAG
- a CDS encoding mechanosensitive ion channel domain-containing protein, whose amino-acid sequence MIRLAPLIAAISLLLCAAIPVSAQDQVFEVDALNAGLPAPRGDLDLATPQSAMETFLFAIEDGAFDDAAHVLNLNDIDVASQAETGPLLAQRLATVIDRKVVISWQQLLERPDALDTTAASNNPMAGTARKSLLLGVLDLDGRGVALRLNRIKPEGGAPVWVFSRQSVANIDPLFARYGPSKFEKALPDQLRKDAFAGLKWWELLGMPLVLAIAAGISVLVWRILGKAGSGGLANSIINGLRTPVTMSVLALTVWAATQYLFVVSGALSTFLEPLLILTFVAAGVILTVNVIDAVLERVVAVDIDTLASPEEEDRRNLAASLSAARRVLVVIAVLAGTGIVLSTAKIFQTLGFSLLAAAGSMTLVLGFAAREVLGNIMASLQISLNRSARVGDQLIWHDTLCTVERVNFTYVQLRAWDDTRLIVPVSKFVSDAFINRNVVDSGMTRVAKLTVSSAVDIDALREGFNDFVAGDDRIADEGSAAMVVGQDGYGVQIRFAVPVPDPRDGWDVECELREHMIGVARAQGRKHDIDPLPHLGTQSQPVAPDTAD is encoded by the coding sequence ATGATCCGCCTCGCCCCTTTGATCGCTGCTATTTCCCTGCTGCTGTGCGCCGCCATCCCGGTCTCCGCACAGGATCAGGTATTCGAGGTCGACGCGCTGAATGCCGGGCTGCCCGCACCGCGCGGGGATCTTGATCTGGCCACGCCGCAATCGGCGATGGAAACCTTTCTGTTTGCGATCGAGGACGGCGCATTCGATGATGCCGCCCATGTTCTGAACCTCAACGACATTGATGTGGCGTCGCAGGCCGAAACGGGTCCGCTGCTCGCGCAGCGGCTGGCAACGGTCATCGACCGCAAGGTGGTGATTTCATGGCAGCAGTTGCTGGAGCGACCGGATGCGCTCGACACGACGGCGGCAAGCAATAATCCGATGGCGGGTACGGCACGCAAGAGCCTTTTGCTGGGAGTTCTGGATCTGGACGGTCGGGGCGTTGCCCTGCGCCTGAACCGAATAAAGCCCGAAGGCGGCGCACCGGTGTGGGTCTTTTCGCGGCAAAGTGTTGCCAATATCGACCCGCTTTTCGCGCGCTACGGCCCGTCGAAGTTTGAAAAGGCGCTGCCGGACCAACTGCGCAAGGATGCGTTTGCCGGGCTGAAGTGGTGGGAGCTATTGGGCATGCCGCTCGTCCTCGCCATTGCTGCCGGTATTTCGGTACTGGTCTGGCGGATACTGGGCAAGGCGGGCAGCGGCGGGTTGGCCAACAGCATCATCAACGGATTGCGCACGCCGGTGACAATGAGCGTGCTGGCGCTGACGGTCTGGGCCGCTACGCAGTATCTATTCGTTGTCTCGGGCGCACTGTCGACGTTTCTTGAACCGCTTCTTATCCTGACTTTTGTCGCGGCAGGCGTAATCCTGACAGTGAATGTCATCGACGCGGTGCTGGAGCGTGTGGTCGCGGTGGACATCGACACACTTGCGTCACCGGAAGAGGAAGACCGGCGCAATCTGGCCGCGTCCCTTTCGGCGGCGCGGCGTGTGCTCGTCGTGATCGCGGTTCTTGCGGGGACGGGGATTGTTCTCAGCACGGCCAAGATTTTCCAGACACTCGGTTTTTCGCTTCTGGCGGCTGCCGGATCAATGACGCTCGTGCTGGGCTTTGCCGCGCGCGAGGTGCTCGGCAATATTATGGCGAGCCTGCAGATTTCGCTCAACAGGTCGGCGCGCGTCGGTGATCAGCTGATCTGGCACGACACGCTTTGCACGGTCGAGCGGGTGAATTTCACCTACGTGCAGCTGCGGGCGTGGGACGATACCCGTCTGATCGTGCCGGTCTCCAAATTTGTCTCGGACGCATTTATCAACCGCAACGTAGTGGACAGCGGAATGACCCGCGTCGCCAAGCTGACCGTCTCGTCCGCGGTTGACATCGACGCCCTGCGCGAGGGCTTCAACGACTTTGTGGCAGGCGATGACCGGATCGCCGACGAGGGCAGCGCCGCGATGGTTGTAGGGCAGGACGGCTATGGCGTGCAAATCCGGTTTGCCGTGCCCGTGCCTGATCCGCGTGACGGTTGGGACGTCGAGTGCGAATTGCGGGAGCACATGATTGGCGTGGCCCGCGCGCAAGGACGCAAGCACGACATTGACCCCCTGCCGCATCTCGGCACGCAATCGCAGCCGGTGGCGCCCGACACGGCCGATTGA
- the aroA gene encoding 3-phosphoshikimate 1-carboxyvinyltransferase — protein sequence MSSHGDPIPMTSRACGPLRGTAEVPGDKSISHRSLILGAMCIGETTIKGLLEGQDVLDTAKAMQAFGADVTDHGDGNWSVRGVGVGGFAEPQNVIDCGNSGTGVRLIMGAMATQPITATFTGDASLNGRPMARVTDPLAEFGCQAVGREGGRLPMTLVGARAPVPVRYTVPVPSAQVKSAVLLAGLNAPGQTVVIEQEATRDHTERMLAGFGARIDTRETDEGYEITLTGQPELQPQHIDVPRDPSSAAFPVCAALITPGSDVLVPGIGLNPTRAGLFTTLREMGADLTYENERTEGGEPVADLRARFSPDMHGIEVPPARAASMIDEYPVLSVVAAYASGQTVMRGVKELRVKESDRIDAMAQGLRANGIEVEEGPDWWIVTGLGHGNVPGGAVCASQLDHRIAMSFLILGMAANAPVRVDDGGPIATSFPIFEPLMARLGADVSRDTA from the coding sequence ATGTCGAGCCACGGTGATCCCATTCCAATGACGTCGCGGGCCTGTGGTCCGCTGCGCGGCACGGCAGAGGTGCCGGGCGATAAATCCATTTCCCATCGCTCCTTGATCCTCGGAGCGATGTGCATCGGCGAGACGACGATAAAGGGTCTGCTGGAAGGGCAGGATGTGCTGGATACCGCCAAGGCGATGCAGGCATTCGGCGCGGACGTGACAGACCACGGCGACGGCAACTGGTCCGTGCGGGGTGTCGGGGTCGGCGGCTTTGCAGAGCCCCAGAATGTCATCGACTGCGGGAATTCTGGTACGGGTGTGCGGCTTATCATGGGGGCGATGGCGACCCAGCCGATCACTGCGACCTTCACGGGGGATGCAAGCCTGAACGGCCGGCCCATGGCGCGGGTTACCGATCCGCTCGCTGAATTCGGTTGTCAGGCTGTGGGCCGGGAAGGGGGCCGTCTGCCTATGACGCTTGTCGGGGCACGGGCGCCGGTTCCGGTGCGCTATACTGTGCCGGTGCCATCTGCGCAGGTCAAATCTGCCGTGTTGCTGGCGGGGCTGAATGCGCCCGGACAAACAGTGGTGATCGAGCAGGAGGCCACCCGCGATCACACCGAACGGATGCTGGCGGGCTTTGGCGCCCGGATCGACACCCGCGAAACGGATGAAGGCTACGAAATTACGCTGACCGGCCAGCCGGAACTGCAACCGCAACATATTGACGTGCCGCGCGATCCCTCCTCTGCGGCATTTCCTGTGTGTGCCGCGCTGATTACACCGGGGTCGGATGTTCTGGTTCCGGGTATCGGCCTCAACCCGACGCGGGCCGGTCTGTTCACGACCCTGCGCGAAATGGGTGCCGATCTGACCTACGAAAACGAACGCACGGAAGGGGGCGAGCCCGTTGCCGATCTGCGGGCACGTTTTTCGCCTGATATGCATGGTATCGAAGTTCCTCCTGCACGCGCGGCCTCTATGATCGACGAATATCCGGTGCTGAGCGTGGTTGCGGCCTATGCCAGCGGGCAGACGGTGATGCGCGGGGTTAAGGAACTGCGCGTCAAGGAAAGCGACCGGATCGATGCCATGGCGCAGGGCTTGCGTGCGAACGGCATCGAGGTCGAGGAAGGCCCCGATTGGTGGATTGTAACGGGTTTGGGCCACGGCAATGTTCCCGGCGGTGCTGTTTGCGCAAGCCAGCTGGATCACCGGATCGCGATGTCTTTCCTCATCCTCGGAATGGCGGCAAACGCGCCTGTCCGGGTTGATGACGGCGGCCCCATTGCCACTTCCTTTCCGATCTTTGAGCCGCTGATGGCGCGTCTGGGGGCAGACGTGAGCCGCGATACCGCATGA
- the metK gene encoding methionine adenosyltransferase: MSRQSYVFTSESVSEGHPDKVCDRISDAVLDAFLTEEPEARVAAETFATTNRVVIGGEVGLSDKDKLSQYMGRIDEIARACIKDIGYEQEKFHHETCEVTNLLHEQSAHIAQGVDSSKDKDEGAGDQGIMFGFATDETPELMPAPIHYAHAILRRLAEVRKDGTEPTLRPDAKSQLSVRYENGVPVGVSSIVLSTQHAEETQTSDDIHAIVEPYIREVLPEGWISDDTEWWVNPTGTFVIGGPDGDAGLTGRKIIVDTYGGAAPHGGGAFSGKDPTKVDRSAAYAARYLAKNVVAAGLASKCSIQLSYAIGVSKPLSIYCDSFGTGQVPDERIEQAVAQAMDLTPRGIREHLQLNRPIYQRTAAYGHFGRAPEEDGGFSWEARNLADVLKAAV; the protein is encoded by the coding sequence ATGTCCCGCCAATCCTACGTTTTCACTTCGGAATCCGTTTCCGAGGGCCACCCCGACAAGGTCTGCGACCGGATCAGTGATGCCGTGCTCGACGCGTTCCTGACCGAAGAACCCGAAGCCCGCGTCGCCGCCGAAACCTTTGCCACCACCAACCGTGTCGTGATCGGGGGCGAAGTCGGCCTGTCGGACAAGGACAAGTTGTCGCAATACATGGGTCGGATCGATGAGATCGCGCGTGCCTGCATCAAGGACATCGGCTACGAGCAGGAGAAATTCCACCACGAGACCTGTGAAGTGACCAACCTGCTGCACGAGCAATCGGCGCATATCGCGCAAGGTGTCGACAGCAGCAAGGACAAGGACGAAGGCGCCGGCGATCAGGGCATCATGTTCGGTTTTGCGACCGATGAAACGCCCGAGCTGATGCCGGCCCCCATACATTACGCCCACGCGATACTGCGCCGGTTGGCCGAGGTGCGCAAAGATGGCACCGAGCCCACGCTGCGCCCTGACGCAAAATCCCAATTGTCGGTGCGGTACGAAAATGGCGTACCGGTTGGCGTCAGCTCGATCGTTCTGTCGACCCAGCACGCGGAAGAGACGCAAACCAGCGATGATATCCACGCGATTGTCGAACCCTACATTCGTGAGGTGCTGCCCGAGGGATGGATTTCTGACGATACCGAATGGTGGGTCAACCCCACCGGAACCTTCGTCATCGGCGGGCCGGATGGTGACGCCGGGCTTACGGGCCGCAAGATCATCGTCGATACCTACGGGGGAGCCGCGCCGCACGGTGGTGGTGCATTTTCGGGCAAGGATCCGACAAAGGTCGACCGCTCCGCTGCGTATGCCGCGCGGTACCTGGCAAAAAATGTCGTTGCGGCCGGTCTGGCGTCGAAATGTTCCATCCAGTTGAGCTATGCCATCGGCGTCAGCAAGCCGCTTTCGATCTATTGCGACAGCTTCGGCACCGGACAGGTACCTGACGAGCGGATCGAGCAGGCTGTGGCGCAGGCCATGGATCTGACCCCACGTGGCATTCGCGAACATCTGCAGCTCAACCGTCCGATTTACCAGCGCACGGCGGCCTACGGCCATTTCGGTCGCGCACCAGAGGAAGACGGCGGATTTAGCTGGGAAGCGCGCAATCTTGCGGATGTGCTCAAGGCCGCTGTTTAG
- a CDS encoding response regulator: protein MSSMNRITATLDQQALHTPDFASILIVDDQRFDRMRLQRMCANFGFTTHTVEADSLDAMRNVLKKDKFDLILLDYYLPDGTGLDGVDSIRADATNSAAATIMITGSDDAEVGINALKLGFSDYLTKDELSVDALRRAAITALQKSRLTTGLQTQGRKRKEMQTILQRFSKECAQEIKPTVSRMMRQMRELREIQSLTQEQAIDRIDRVETSCRRLWDFLNELEHYRGDDLTRKSESDRSVASMLDLTQAPTQVDAVLNTSAAPPAAARSITPRKPPSIFGKRKG from the coding sequence ATGAGCAGCATGAACCGCATCACTGCCACACTCGACCAACAGGCCCTTCATACACCCGACTTCGCCAGTATTCTCATCGTGGATGACCAGAGGTTCGACCGCATGCGCCTGCAAAGAATGTGCGCCAACTTCGGTTTCACCACCCACACGGTGGAGGCAGACAGCCTGGATGCGATGCGCAATGTGCTGAAGAAAGACAAATTCGATCTGATTTTGCTGGACTATTACCTGCCCGACGGTACGGGGCTTGACGGTGTTGACAGCATCCGGGCCGATGCCACCAATTCGGCGGCCGCGACGATCATGATCACCGGCAGCGACGATGCCGAAGTCGGCATCAATGCCCTGAAACTGGGCTTCAGCGACTATCTGACGAAAGACGAGTTGTCCGTCGATGCCCTGCGCCGCGCGGCCATCACCGCCTTGCAAAAATCACGGCTGACCACGGGCCTTCAGACGCAGGGGCGCAAGCGCAAGGAAATGCAGACGATCCTGCAGCGTTTTTCGAAGGAATGCGCACAGGAAATCAAACCGACCGTCAGCCGCATGATGCGACAGATGCGCGAATTGCGCGAAATACAATCGCTCACGCAAGAACAGGCGATCGACAGAATCGATCGGGTCGAGACGTCTTGCCGCCGCCTGTGGGACTTTCTCAATGAGCTAGAGCATTATCGTGGCGACGATCTCACCCGGAAATCCGAGTCCGACCGATCCGTGGCCAGCATGCTCGACCTGACGCAAGCGCCCACCCAGGTGGATGCGGTCCTGAATACAAGCGCCGCACCACCGGCTGCCGCACGGTCGATCACACCGCGTAAGCCACCCTCGATTTTCGGCAAAAGAAAAGGGTGA
- the lnt gene encoding apolipoprotein N-acyltransferase gives MAGAKRLGLPLVAGGVAALGHEPFSIPVFTFVGIAAGLWLLTQCVTGRQAAWTGWAVGLGYFAIALHWIVSPFLVDVARHGWMAPFAVIFLSAGLALFWALAFWGAHALRCGVWGAVLTLPVVETLRAYVFTGFPWATPAQVTVDGWAGQALAFVGPHGVNLLIVSAAALAVSLQKRARVLGLAVLGAAGLLLHVPPMLAPSPLGERVVRLVQPNAAQHEKWDPAMIPVFFRRQLDFTAAPPTPGLPAPDVVVWSETAIPWALNGAGDALDMISDAAGDVPVILGVQRRGGDTYYNSMVVLGPDGNVSHLYDKHHLVPFGEYLPLQGLAGRLGLSSLAAQFGNGYGAGPGPRVLHVAGVGTVLPLICYEAVFAHDVGGAPERADMIVHATNDAWFGRHAGPQQHLAQTRMRAIEQGLPVARAANTGISAVIDPRGRVLSHLPLGQAGYVDARLPQPLAPTLYSRTGDIPLSAVLFLAVACLAFAARARSAKDK, from the coding sequence ATGGCCGGTGCCAAGCGGCTGGGCCTGCCTCTTGTTGCGGGGGGCGTCGCTGCGCTCGGCCATGAACCGTTTTCCATTCCCGTCTTTACCTTCGTCGGAATTGCCGCCGGATTGTGGCTGCTCACGCAGTGCGTCACCGGACGTCAGGCTGCGTGGACCGGTTGGGCCGTGGGGCTGGGGTATTTTGCGATCGCTTTGCATTGGATCGTCTCTCCGTTTTTGGTGGATGTGGCACGGCATGGCTGGATGGCGCCCTTCGCGGTTATCTTTCTGAGCGCCGGATTGGCGCTTTTCTGGGCTTTGGCCTTCTGGGGGGCGCACGCGTTGCGATGCGGCGTCTGGGGGGCGGTTCTGACGTTGCCGGTGGTGGAGACTCTGCGGGCCTATGTGTTTACCGGATTTCCGTGGGCCACACCCGCTCAGGTGACGGTTGACGGCTGGGCGGGGCAGGCGCTGGCGTTTGTCGGCCCCCACGGAGTCAATCTCTTGATCGTGTCGGCCGCTGCCTTGGCGGTCTCACTCCAAAAACGGGCCCGCGTGCTCGGCTTGGCAGTTCTCGGCGCTGCCGGACTATTGCTGCATGTGCCGCCCATGCTCGCCCCGTCGCCCTTGGGCGAGCGGGTCGTGCGATTGGTCCAACCCAACGCAGCGCAGCATGAAAAATGGGATCCTGCAATGATCCCCGTCTTTTTTCGCCGTCAGTTGGACTTTACGGCCGCCCCGCCGACCCCGGGACTGCCTGCGCCTGACGTGGTTGTGTGGTCGGAAACGGCCATTCCATGGGCTTTGAACGGTGCGGGGGACGCGCTGGACATGATCTCCGATGCGGCGGGCGATGTGCCGGTCATTCTGGGTGTGCAGCGGCGCGGGGGCGATACTTATTACAACTCGATGGTGGTGCTTGGTCCCGATGGTAACGTGTCCCACCTGTACGACAAGCACCATCTGGTGCCATTCGGAGAATACCTGCCGTTGCAGGGTCTGGCAGGTCGGCTGGGGCTGAGCAGTCTGGCTGCGCAGTTTGGGAACGGTTACGGCGCGGGGCCGGGGCCACGTGTGTTGCATGTGGCGGGGGTGGGCACGGTGTTGCCGCTCATCTGTTACGAAGCGGTGTTTGCGCATGACGTCGGCGGCGCGCCTGAACGGGCCGATATGATTGTTCACGCCACGAATGATGCGTGGTTCGGGCGGCATGCGGGCCCGCAGCAGCATCTGGCGCAGACCCGGATGCGGGCCATCGAACAGGGGCTGCCGGTGGCGCGGGCGGCCAACACCGGCATCTCGGCCGTGATTGATCCGCGCGGTCGGGTGCTGTCGCACCTGCCGTTGGGTCAGGCCGGCTATGTTGACGCAAGGCTACCGCAGCCGCTTGCGCCCACGCTTTACAGCCGCACGGGAGATATCCCGTTGAGTGCCGTGCTGTTTCTGGCCGTTGCCTGTTTGGCATTCGCCGCGCGCGCGAGATCGGCGAAAGACAAATAG
- a CDS encoding hemolysin family protein yields the protein MGDTDGSSMAARSALSQTPTEPSTSPEPDDTAKGGFFSRVIGALSPSDTDGAADPAPLAEQRPAAHGMGNLRRMRVDDVMVPKADIVAVPVTADMDELVSVFKDSGLTRLPVYDGTLDTPVGMAHLKDLALNHGFNGKPKNFNLADLIRPLVYVPPSMTIGVLLTKMQAERRHMALVIDEYGGVDGLVTIEDLIEQVIGQIEDEHDIDEGLYWTEEKSGQYLALAKTPLADFEAEIDRSLTDHEDVDEEDIETLGGLVFMLSGRVPARGEVVLHPDGPEFEVLDADPRRIKRLRVRLDGTAGG from the coding sequence ATGGGCGACACAGACGGATCTTCTATGGCAGCGCGCAGCGCGCTGTCCCAGACCCCAACAGAACCCTCCACCTCGCCGGAACCTGACGATACGGCCAAGGGCGGGTTTTTCAGCCGTGTGATCGGGGCGCTCAGCCCGTCCGATACCGATGGTGCCGCTGATCCTGCTCCTTTGGCCGAACAACGCCCCGCAGCACACGGCATGGGCAATCTGCGCCGGATGCGCGTCGATGATGTGATGGTGCCGAAGGCGGATATTGTGGCGGTGCCCGTTACCGCGGACATGGACGAGCTTGTTTCCGTTTTCAAGGACAGTGGCTTGACCCGCCTGCCGGTGTACGATGGCACGCTGGATACGCCGGTGGGTATGGCCCACCTCAAGGATCTGGCGTTGAACCACGGGTTCAACGGGAAGCCGAAGAACTTCAATCTTGCCGATCTGATCCGGCCGCTGGTCTATGTGCCACCGTCGATGACGATCGGCGTTTTGCTGACCAAGATGCAGGCCGAGCGGCGCCACATGGCGCTGGTGATAGACGAATACGGCGGTGTCGACGGACTGGTGACGATCGAGGATCTGATCGAACAGGTCATCGGCCAGATCGAGGACGAGCACGACATCGACGAGGGGCTATACTGGACCGAGGAGAAATCGGGGCAGTATCTCGCGCTGGCCAAGACGCCGCTTGCCGATTTCGAGGCCGAGATCGACCGGTCGCTGACCGACCACGAGGACGTGGACGAAGAAGACATCGAAACGCTTGGTGGTCTTGTCTTCATGCTGTCCGGCCGGGTCCCGGCTCGCGGCGAGGTCGTGTTGCATCCCGATGGTCCGGAGTTTGAAGTCCTTGATGCCGATCCGCGCCGGATCAAGCGGTTGCGCGTGCGGTTGGACGGCACCGCGGGGGGATGA
- the trmB gene encoding tRNA (guanosine(46)-N7)-methyltransferase TrmB, translating into MSTPIRPRRNFYGRLKGKTLKQSQRGYLDEDLGPLSPGPVDWAANPDRTPLDLDAMFGGRPTWLEIGFGGGEHMVHQAASHPDVGIIGCEPYINGVAMLLGKIRRAGVDNVRVHPGDVRDMFDVLPEGAIDRAFLLYPDPWPKARHHRRRFVTPEHLKPLHRVLRPGAIFRVATDIEDYVRQTLEQVPQHGFEWLAEGPSDWRTPWSDWISTRYEQKALREGRTPHYLTFKRI; encoded by the coding sequence ATGAGCACACCGATCCGCCCCCGTCGCAATTTCTATGGTCGCCTCAAAGGCAAAACCCTCAAGCAGTCGCAGCGCGGCTATCTTGATGAGGACCTCGGCCCCCTGTCGCCCGGGCCCGTCGATTGGGCGGCAAACCCCGACCGGACACCGCTCGATCTGGACGCGATGTTTGGCGGTCGGCCGACATGGCTCGAGATCGGGTTCGGCGGGGGGGAGCATATGGTCCATCAGGCCGCTTCTCATCCCGACGTCGGCATTATCGGCTGCGAGCCCTATATCAATGGTGTGGCGATGCTGCTGGGCAAGATACGCCGTGCGGGCGTCGACAACGTCAGGGTTCATCCCGGCGATGTGCGCGACATGTTCGATGTGTTGCCGGAGGGGGCGATTGATCGGGCGTTTCTGCTCTATCCCGATCCCTGGCCCAAGGCACGGCACCACCGTCGCCGTTTCGTGACGCCAGAACATCTGAAGCCATTGCACAGGGTGCTCAGGCCCGGAGCGATTTTCCGCGTTGCAACCGATATCGAGGATTACGTGCGCCAGACGCTGGAGCAGGTGCCGCAGCATGGTTTCGAATGGCTTGCCGAGGGGCCGTCCGACTGGCGCACGCCATGGTCCGACTGGATTTCGACACGTTATGAGCAAAAGGCACTGCGCGAAGGCCGCACGCCGCATTACCTGACATTCAAACGCATCTGA
- a CDS encoding PhoH family protein, translated as MDTQKPTASGRVLDLPDNRLLIDLCGPYDQHLAALEKGLEIQIVRRGNQLSLHGDADAVDRGAAILNALYARLESGRSVEPADIDSMLRMGTSASGTGVRDGDQMEMPMTHGIEIQTRKKRIEPRTEAQKAYVQSLFDNELAFGIGPAGTGKTYLAVAVGVSLFLTGKVDKIILSRPAVEAGEKLGFLPGTQDEKVDPYMQPLYDALNDFLPGKQLAKLREEKTIEIAPLAFMRGRTLSNAFVVLDEAQNATTMQMKMFLTRLGQGSRMVITGDRTQIDLPRGQASGLADAERLLKSIPKISFNYFTSKDVVRHPLVAAIIEAYEAEAERALNRDV; from the coding sequence ATGGACACCCAGAAGCCAACCGCGTCGGGCCGTGTGCTGGATCTGCCTGACAATCGGCTCTTGATCGATCTTTGTGGTCCCTACGACCAGCATCTGGCGGCCCTCGAAAAGGGGCTGGAAATCCAGATCGTGCGCCGCGGCAACCAGTTGAGCCTGCACGGCGATGCGGATGCCGTGGACCGCGGTGCCGCGATTTTGAACGCGCTTTACGCGCGGCTGGAATCGGGCAGGTCGGTCGAACCTGCGGACATCGACAGCATGTTGCGCATGGGGACCTCCGCATCCGGCACCGGTGTGCGGGACGGCGACCAGATGGAAATGCCCATGACGCACGGCATCGAGATCCAGACCCGCAAGAAGCGTATCGAACCGCGTACCGAGGCACAAAAGGCCTATGTGCAATCGTTGTTCGACAATGAGCTTGCCTTTGGCATCGGGCCCGCGGGCACGGGCAAGACATATCTGGCGGTTGCGGTGGGTGTTTCGCTGTTCCTGACCGGGAAAGTCGACAAGATCATTCTGAGCCGCCCCGCTGTCGAGGCGGGAGAGAAGCTTGGCTTCCTGCCCGGCACGCAGGATGAAAAGGTCGATCCCTATATGCAGCCGCTTTACGATGCGCTGAACGATTTTCTTCCCGGCAAGCAACTGGCCAAGCTGCGCGAGGAAAAGACGATTGAAATCGCACCTTTGGCCTTCATGCGCGGGCGGACCCTGTCGAACGCGTTTGTGGTTCTCGACGAAGCGCAGAATGCGACGACCATGCAGATGAAGATGTTCCTGACGCGCCTCGGGCAGGGGTCGCGCATGGTGATTACCGGCGACCGGACACAGATCGATTTGCCGCGCGGGCAGGCGTCGGGGTTGGCGGATGCCGAAAGGTTGCTCAAGTCGATTCCGAAAATCAGCTTCAACTACTTCACCTCCAAGGACGTTGTGCGCCATCCGCTGGTGGCGGCGATCATCGAGGCATACGAGGCCGAAGCCGAACGCGCGCTGAACCGCGACGTATGA
- the ybeY gene encoding rRNA maturation RNase YbeY — translation METLDILIEEGAWDAGMLTEVATRAVVATLQRQNVAPDLAEIAVLACDDAQIAQLNAEFRGKPTPTNVLSWPAQELGPDTEGAPPAAPQAGFDGMIELGDIAVSLSTCAREAEDSGKTLSDHLTHLIVHGTLHLLGFDHIRDGDAVLMEHLEIEILGKMGLDDPYMSATLIVPPSDARPTKDRT, via the coding sequence ATGGAAACGCTCGATATTCTGATCGAAGAGGGCGCGTGGGACGCTGGCATGCTGACCGAAGTGGCGACGCGGGCTGTGGTGGCGACGCTGCAGCGGCAGAACGTGGCGCCGGATCTGGCCGAGATTGCGGTTCTGGCCTGTGATGACGCCCAAATTGCGCAACTCAACGCGGAGTTTCGCGGCAAACCCACCCCGACCAATGTGCTCAGTTGGCCAGCTCAGGAACTTGGCCCCGATACCGAAGGCGCGCCCCCTGCGGCCCCGCAAGCGGGTTTCGACGGAATGATTGAGTTGGGCGATATCGCCGTCAGTTTGAGCACATGCGCGCGCGAAGCCGAAGACTCTGGCAAGACACTTTCGGATCATTTGACACATCTCATTGTGCACGGAACCCTGCATTTGTTGGGATTTGATCACATACGTGACGGCGATGCGGTGCTGATGGAGCATTTGGAGATCGAAATACTTGGCAAAATGGGCCTGGATGACCCATATATGAGTGCAACACTTATCGTGCCGCCATCTGACGCGCGGCCTACCAAAGACAGGACCTAA